The following are from one region of the Planctomycetia bacterium genome:
- a CDS encoding CinA family nicotinamide mononucleotide deamidase-related protein, protein MRAEVISIGDELTSGQRLDTNCQWLSLRLAELGVETAFHTTVADDEAANIDVFRNALDRADIVVSTGGLGPTADDLTREVLAKSVGKGLVLDEAALRHVEGLFARRGRPMPERNKIQAYFPEGSRVVPNPQGTAPGIDIDVPRTGRNPCRAFALPGVPAEMKEMWQATVEPAIRAMLPEARVIRHRRIKCFGVGESDLEQMLPDLIRRGRVPSVGITVHEATITLRITASGRDEAECREAMEPTARTIYECLGELVFGEEDDELQHAVVRLLKQRDLTLAITEWGTGGVLARWLAEAGAEGYFSGSTLVTSDMTAIKWLETSPDVRAAETLAQDDACLSRTTALLAEAARSRFGADIGLAAGRAPAILADAPTPPKICFALADRNGTVVKPMPFAGHSAILVPRAAKQALNLLRLELSKPK, encoded by the coding sequence ATGCGTGCGGAAGTGATCTCGATCGGGGATGAGCTAACGAGCGGCCAGCGGCTGGATACGAATTGCCAATGGCTCAGCTTGCGGCTCGCCGAGTTGGGAGTCGAGACGGCGTTTCACACGACCGTCGCCGACGACGAAGCGGCGAACATCGACGTGTTTCGCAACGCGCTCGACCGTGCCGACATCGTGGTCTCGACCGGCGGACTCGGCCCGACCGCCGACGATCTGACGCGCGAAGTCTTGGCTAAGTCCGTCGGCAAAGGACTGGTGCTCGACGAAGCCGCCTTACGACACGTCGAAGGTTTGTTCGCACGGCGCGGCCGACCGATGCCGGAGCGAAATAAGATCCAAGCCTATTTTCCGGAGGGGAGCCGCGTCGTTCCGAATCCGCAAGGGACCGCGCCGGGCATCGATATCGACGTGCCGCGCACAGGCCGAAATCCATGCCGAGCGTTCGCGCTGCCGGGCGTTCCGGCCGAGATGAAAGAGATGTGGCAAGCGACCGTCGAACCGGCGATTCGCGCGATGCTGCCTGAGGCACGCGTGATTCGTCATCGGCGGATCAAATGCTTCGGCGTCGGCGAAAGCGATCTCGAGCAGATGTTGCCCGACTTGATTCGGCGCGGCCGAGTGCCGAGCGTCGGCATCACGGTTCACGAAGCGACGATTACTTTGCGCATCACCGCCTCGGGCCGCGATGAAGCGGAGTGCCGCGAAGCGATGGAGCCGACGGCCCGAACGATTTACGAATGCCTCGGCGAGTTGGTGTTCGGAGAAGAAGACGACGAGTTGCAGCACGCCGTCGTGCGACTGCTGAAGCAACGCGATCTGACGCTCGCCATCACCGAATGGGGGACCGGCGGCGTGCTCGCGCGCTGGTTGGCCGAAGCGGGTGCCGAGGGATATTTCTCGGGGAGCACGCTCGTCACCAGCGACATGACCGCGATCAAATGGCTGGAGACGTCTCCCGATGTGCGCGCGGCGGAAACGCTCGCGCAAGACGATGCCTGCCTGAGCCGCACGACGGCGTTACTCGCGGAAGCCGCCCGTTCTCGTTTCGGAGCCGACATCGGGCTCGCCGCAGGACGTGCGCCGGCGATTCTCGCCGATGCCCCGACACCGCCGAAGATTTGCTTCGCGCTTGCCGATCGCAACGGAACGGTCGTGAAGCCGATGCCGTTCGCAGGCCATTCGGCCATCTTAGTGCCGCGGGCCGCAAAGCAGGCGCTCAACCTGCTACGGTTGGAGTTGTCGAAACCGAAATAA